Proteins from a genomic interval of Streptomyces sp. NBC_01445:
- a CDS encoding MFS transporter yields the protein MAAVSAPLRALPALLAPQRSRWPALGVLATGMLMTVLDGSIVTVAMPAIQSDLGFTPAGLSWVVNAYLIAFGSLLLLAGRLGDLVGRKRLFLAGTVVFTAASLLAGVATSPEVLIAARFLQGVGSALASAVSLGILVTLFTEPRERARAIAVFSFTGAAGASIGQVLGGVLTDALSWHWIFFINLPIGLAALAVAVPALPRDRGLGLRAGADTAGALLVTGGLMLGIYSVVKVEAYGWTSARTLGTGAVAALLLAGFFVRQARARTPLMPLRILRSRSVAGANLVQMLMVAALFSFQILVALYLQNVLGYGAAETGLAMLPAAAVIGAVSLGVSARLGARFGERNVLLTGIVLLIGVLGLLARVPVHAHYATDILPVMFLAAGFGLALPALTSLGMSGASEADAGVASGLFNTTQQIGMAVGVAVLSTLAASRTRSLTAHGATRAEALTSGYHLAFTVGTGLLVAAFLIAYVVLRKPRTTT from the coding sequence ATGGCTGCCGTTTCCGCACCACTCCGCGCCCTTCCGGCGCTCCTCGCCCCCCAGCGCTCCCGGTGGCCGGCCCTCGGTGTCCTGGCCACGGGGATGCTGATGACGGTCCTCGACGGCAGCATCGTGACCGTGGCGATGCCGGCCATCCAGAGCGATCTCGGGTTCACCCCGGCCGGACTCAGCTGGGTCGTCAACGCCTACCTGATCGCGTTCGGCAGCCTGCTGCTGCTCGCCGGGCGGCTCGGCGACCTCGTCGGACGCAAGCGGCTCTTCCTCGCGGGCACGGTGGTCTTCACCGCGGCCTCGCTCCTGGCCGGCGTGGCCACGAGCCCCGAGGTCCTGATCGCCGCGCGGTTCCTCCAGGGCGTCGGCAGCGCGCTGGCGTCCGCCGTCAGTCTCGGCATCCTCGTCACGCTGTTCACCGAACCCCGCGAACGAGCCAGGGCCATCGCCGTGTTCAGCTTCACCGGCGCCGCCGGGGCCTCGATAGGGCAGGTCCTGGGAGGCGTACTCACCGACGCGCTCAGCTGGCACTGGATCTTCTTCATCAACCTGCCCATCGGGCTCGCGGCCCTCGCGGTTGCCGTGCCCGCCCTGCCCCGCGACCGCGGCCTCGGGCTCAGGGCCGGCGCCGACACGGCCGGCGCGCTGCTCGTCACCGGCGGCCTGATGCTCGGGATCTACTCCGTCGTCAAGGTCGAGGCGTACGGCTGGACTTCGGCACGCACGCTCGGGACCGGGGCCGTCGCCGCACTGCTGCTCGCCGGGTTCTTCGTCCGGCAGGCCAGGGCCCGTACGCCGCTCATGCCACTGCGGATCCTGCGCTCGCGCAGCGTCGCCGGGGCCAACCTCGTCCAGATGCTGATGGTCGCCGCGCTCTTCTCCTTCCAGATCCTCGTCGCCCTCTACCTCCAGAACGTCCTCGGCTACGGCGCCGCGGAGACCGGCCTCGCCATGCTCCCCGCGGCGGCCGTCATCGGCGCGGTCTCCCTCGGCGTCTCGGCCCGCCTCGGCGCCCGCTTCGGCGAACGCAACGTGCTGCTCACCGGGATCGTGCTCCTCATCGGCGTACTCGGACTCCTCGCCCGCGTCCCCGTGCACGCGCACTACGCCACCGACATCCTCCCGGTGATGTTCCTCGCGGCGGGTTTCGGCCTCGCCCTGCCCGCGCTGACCTCGCTCGGCATGTCCGGGGCGAGCGAGGCCGACGCCGGGGTCGCCTCCGGCCTCTTCAACACCACCCAGCAGATCGGCATGGCCGTCGGAGTCGCCGTGCTCTCCACGCTCGCCGCGTCCCGCACCCGCTCGCTCACCGCGCACGGCGCCACCCGCGCCGAGGCCCTCACCAGCGGCTACCACCTGGCCTTCACGGTCGGTACGGGTCTGCTCGTCGCCGCGTTCCTGATCGCTTACGTGGTACTGCGCAAGCCCCG
- a CDS encoding MarR family winged helix-turn-helix transcriptional regulator, which translates to MTSMAPTRTEPDLSFLLDRTSHVLRTQMAAALSEIGLTARMHCVLVHALEEERTQAQLAEIGDMDKTTMVVTVDALEKAGLAERRPSARDRRARIIAVTEKGAQAAVESQAIVDHVHEEALGSLPETEREALLRALNALVDGHLAAPPESPHPAPRRARQH; encoded by the coding sequence ATGACCTCCATGGCACCCACCCGCACCGAACCGGACCTCTCCTTCCTGCTCGACCGCACCAGCCATGTGCTGCGCACGCAGATGGCGGCGGCCCTCTCCGAGATCGGCCTCACGGCCCGCATGCACTGCGTACTGGTGCACGCCCTCGAGGAGGAGCGCACGCAGGCGCAGCTCGCGGAGATCGGTGACATGGACAAGACCACGATGGTGGTGACGGTCGACGCCCTGGAGAAGGCGGGCCTCGCCGAGCGGCGCCCGTCCGCGCGGGACCGGCGGGCGAGGATCATCGCGGTCACGGAGAAGGGCGCGCAGGCCGCCGTGGAGAGCCAGGCGATCGTCGACCACGTCCACGAGGAGGCGCTCGGCTCGCTCCCCGAGACGGAGCGCGAGGCTCTGCTGCGAGCACTGAACGCCCTGGTCGACGGCCACCTGGCCGCCCCGCCCGAGAGCCCGCACCCGGCCCCGCGCAGGGCGCGTCAGCACTAG
- a CDS encoding helix-turn-helix transcriptional regulator has product MTLDDLVRLRRARDMMDRDYAQPLDVPALARAAHMSPGHFSRSFRAAFGETPYSYLMTRRVERAKALLRRGDLSVTEVCFEVGCTSLGSFSSRFTELVGETPSAYRARSHEPGAVIPACVAKILTRPVRNGPVGSAQVLDGEPEAGPRA; this is encoded by the coding sequence GTGACGCTCGATGACCTCGTACGGCTGCGCCGGGCCCGGGACATGATGGACCGGGACTACGCGCAGCCCCTCGACGTCCCGGCCCTGGCGCGCGCCGCGCACATGTCGCCCGGCCACTTCTCCCGCAGCTTCCGTGCCGCCTTCGGTGAAACCCCGTACAGCTATCTGATGACCCGCCGTGTCGAGCGGGCCAAGGCGCTGCTGCGGCGGGGCGATCTGAGCGTGACGGAGGTCTGCTTCGAGGTCGGCTGTACGTCGCTGGGGTCGTTCAGCTCGCGCTTCACCGAGCTGGTCGGCGAGACCCCGAGCGCGTACCGGGCCCGCAGTCACGAGCCCGGCGCGGTCATACCCGCGTGCGTCGCCAAGATCCTCACCCGGCCGGTCAGGAACGGACCCGTGGGCAGCGCTCAGGTCCTCGACGGAGAACCGGAAGCGGGCCCTCGCGCGTAG
- a CDS encoding helix-turn-helix domain-containing protein — protein MASLNVGNLGEYLREQRRSAQLSLRQLADAAGVSNPYLSQIERGLRKPSAEVLQQVAKALRISAETLYVRAGILDAERDREEVETRAVILADSSLNERQKQVLLQIYESFRKENGTEAQHSSQEHPADGPRTAGDSGAEPSS, from the coding sequence ATGGCATCGCTCAACGTCGGCAATCTCGGTGAGTACCTGCGCGAGCAGCGCCGCAGTGCGCAGCTCTCGCTCAGGCAGCTCGCCGATGCCGCCGGGGTGTCCAATCCGTATCTGAGCCAGATCGAGCGCGGTCTTCGCAAGCCGAGCGCGGAGGTTCTCCAGCAGGTAGCCAAGGCCCTGCGGATCTCCGCGGAGACGCTGTACGTGCGGGCCGGGATCCTCGATGCGGAGCGGGACCGGGAAGAGGTGGAGACGCGCGCCGTCATCCTCGCCGACTCCTCGCTCAACGAACGCCAGAAACAAGTGCTGTTGCAGATCTACGAGTCCTTCAGAAAAGAAAACGGGACCGAGGCACAGCACAGCAGTCAGGAACACCCCGCCGACGGCCCCCGCACGGCCGGGGACAGCGGTGCCGAACCCTCAAGCTGA
- a CDS encoding DUF2516 family protein: MLMSAFGGLMWLLYTAMLVLAVVALVMAAFSREDAFRAADKQNKMFWLIILGIAVAVNLLIPMLFLQLAGLVATIVFFVDVRPALQQVSGGGRGRRGGGSSSDGPYGPYNGGR; the protein is encoded by the coding sequence GTGCTGATGTCGGCTTTCGGCGGCTTGATGTGGCTGCTCTACACCGCCATGCTCGTGCTCGCGGTGGTTGCTCTGGTGATGGCCGCGTTCTCGCGCGAGGACGCGTTCCGCGCGGCGGACAAGCAGAACAAGATGTTCTGGCTGATCATCCTCGGTATCGCGGTCGCGGTGAATCTCCTGATCCCGATGCTGTTCCTCCAGCTCGCGGGGCTCGTCGCGACGATCGTCTTCTTCGTGGACGTGCGGCCCGCGCTCCAGCAGGTGTCGGGCGGCGGCCGGGGCCGCCGTGGCGGCGGCTCCAGCAGCGACGGTCCGTACGGGCCGTACAACGGCGGGCGCTGA
- a CDS encoding PP2C family protein-serine/threonine phosphatase produces MPVPVPRQRAIPAVEGGQAPTVPTPPVTLPRQSTTSGAQSGGGGPLTLLVIEDDPTASLGVPELTDSAGKPIRVRTARNLTEAERLLTDDVHCILLDLALPAPGAATDADELETLRHVLRLAPRHAVLALTASGDAERGAEAVRVGAQDYLFRDELDGRLLGRAVRYAVERRRADVAQRKLAESRLRAQENARLERGLLPTPLLDGSPLRFAARYRPGRSRALLGGDFYDAVRTPDGTVHAMIGDVCGHGPDEAALGVELRIAWRALTFAGLCGDELLSTLQQVLEHERADDEIFATLCTVDISPDGRRAGLCLAGHPSPLISRPTYSRVPGSARVPGTPTAELLPYEDNGPALGLLPRARWPRRQVELGPTWSLMLYTDGLIEGRVGDGKQRLGQDGMVDMVRRGLAEGLRGEELIDATVNEARDLNGGDLTDDVAVVLLDRGN; encoded by the coding sequence ATGCCCGTACCCGTACCGCGGCAGAGAGCGATCCCGGCCGTGGAAGGTGGTCAGGCTCCGACTGTGCCGACGCCGCCCGTCACGCTGCCCCGGCAGTCCACGACCTCCGGCGCCCAGAGCGGCGGAGGTGGCCCTCTGACGCTCCTCGTCATCGAGGACGACCCCACCGCCTCCCTCGGCGTGCCCGAACTGACCGACTCGGCGGGCAAGCCGATCCGCGTCCGTACCGCCCGCAACCTCACCGAGGCCGAGCGGCTCCTCACCGACGACGTCCACTGCATCCTGCTCGACCTCGCCCTGCCCGCGCCCGGCGCGGCCACGGACGCCGACGAGCTGGAGACACTCCGGCACGTCCTGCGCCTCGCGCCGCGGCATGCCGTCCTCGCCCTCACCGCGTCCGGGGACGCGGAGCGCGGCGCCGAGGCCGTGCGCGTCGGCGCCCAGGACTATCTGTTCCGCGACGAGCTGGACGGCCGCCTCCTCGGCCGCGCCGTCCGCTACGCCGTCGAGCGCAGGCGCGCCGACGTCGCCCAGCGCAAGCTCGCCGAGTCCCGGCTGCGCGCCCAGGAGAACGCCCGCCTGGAGCGCGGCCTGCTCCCGACGCCGCTCCTGGACGGCTCCCCGCTGCGCTTCGCGGCCCGCTACCGCCCTGGCCGCTCCCGCGCGCTGCTCGGCGGCGACTTCTACGACGCCGTCCGTACGCCCGACGGCACAGTGCACGCCATGATCGGCGACGTCTGCGGGCACGGCCCCGACGAGGCGGCGCTCGGCGTCGAACTGCGCATCGCCTGGCGGGCGTTGACGTTCGCCGGCCTGTGCGGCGACGAACTGCTCTCGACGCTCCAGCAGGTCCTCGAACACGAGCGGGCGGACGACGAGATCTTCGCGACGCTGTGCACGGTCGACATCTCCCCCGACGGCCGCCGCGCGGGCCTGTGCCTGGCCGGGCACCCGTCGCCGCTGATCTCCCGTCCGACGTACTCCCGGGTCCCCGGCTCCGCCCGTGTCCCCGGGACCCCGACCGCCGAGCTGCTCCCGTACGAGGACAACGGCCCGGCGCTCGGTCTGCTGCCGCGCGCCCGCTGGCCGCGCCGCCAGGTGGAGCTCGGCCCGACGTGGAGCCTGATGCTCTACACGGACGGCCTGATCGAGGGGCGGGTCGGCGACGGCAAGCAGCGCCTCGGCCAGGACGGCATGGTGGACATGGTGCGCCGCGGGCTGGCGGAGGGGCTGCGCGGCGAGGAACTCATCGACGCGACGGTGAACGAGGCCCGCGACCTCAACGGCGGCGACCTCACGGACGACGTGGCCGTCGTCCTCCTGGACCGGGGGAACTAG
- a CDS encoding C40 family peptidase — protein MSKRTTTVMAAVALVSALTVLTAPGAAYASPARPAPPSTADRGPDLEAVRAKLDGLYHDAAVATEAYNAAEEKARKQSGQIVQLAKDIVAGQKKLDRLKSRAGAAARQQYRNGGMPPEAQLMLSDNPSRFLDGADRMRQGQHATKGLMGELTRTQEDLQTYAQDATRNWKKLESNRMEKARAQKKIKSRIAEAEKLESQLEKKERERLKELEQQAEYKQQTAWLSSGVLKDIKGSASARGKKAVAFATGQLGKPYVWGAEGPGSYDCSGLTSQAWSAAGRPIPRTSQEQWKQLKHIDIKDMRPGDLIIYHDDASHVGMYIGDGAIVHAPRPGRNVTVAGAGSMTILGVVRPDA, from the coding sequence ATGAGCAAGCGGACCACGACAGTCATGGCGGCCGTGGCACTGGTCAGCGCGCTGACCGTACTGACGGCGCCGGGCGCCGCGTACGCGAGTCCCGCGCGGCCCGCGCCGCCGTCAACGGCAGACAGAGGCCCGGACCTCGAGGCGGTCCGCGCCAAGCTCGACGGGCTCTACCACGACGCGGCCGTCGCCACGGAGGCGTACAACGCGGCCGAGGAGAAGGCCCGGAAGCAGTCGGGACAGATCGTCCAGCTGGCCAAGGACATCGTCGCCGGCCAGAAGAAGCTGGACCGTCTGAAGTCCCGCGCGGGTGCCGCGGCCCGCCAGCAGTACCGCAACGGCGGGATGCCGCCGGAGGCGCAGCTAATGCTCTCGGACAACCCCTCGCGGTTCCTGGACGGCGCGGACCGGATGCGGCAGGGGCAGCACGCCACCAAGGGACTCATGGGCGAGCTGACCCGGACGCAGGAGGACCTGCAGACGTACGCCCAGGACGCCACGCGGAACTGGAAGAAGCTCGAGTCCAACCGCATGGAGAAGGCCCGGGCGCAGAAGAAGATCAAGAGCAGGATCGCGGAGGCCGAGAAGCTCGAGTCACAGCTCGAGAAGAAGGAGCGGGAGCGCCTGAAGGAGCTGGAGCAGCAGGCGGAGTACAAGCAGCAGACGGCCTGGCTCAGCTCGGGGGTCCTCAAGGACATCAAGGGCAGCGCTTCGGCGCGGGGCAAGAAGGCGGTCGCGTTCGCCACCGGCCAGCTCGGCAAGCCGTACGTGTGGGGCGCCGAGGGGCCCGGCTCGTACGACTGCTCGGGCCTGACCTCGCAGGCCTGGTCGGCGGCCGGGCGGCCGATCCCGCGGACCTCGCAGGAGCAGTGGAAGCAGCTCAAGCACATCGACATCAAGGACATGCGCCCCGGCGACCTGATCATTTACCACGACGACGCCAGCCACGTCGGGATGTACATAGGGGACGGCGCGATCGTGCACGCCCCCCGGCCCGGGCGGAACGTCACGGTCGCGGGCGCGGGCTCGATGACGATTCTCGGGGTCGTCCGCCCCGACGCGTAA
- a CDS encoding class I SAM-dependent methyltransferase, which yields MSPRPPSRPVGTVTRGTTNPNRLRRMDRWIAATHGAALRRADHPVAVDLGYGAAPWTAVELLQRLRTVAPRTRVVGIEIEPARVAAALPYERDGLTFRHGGFEVPLPHDPLLIRAANVLRQYDEDQVAEVWRRLTARLAPGGLLVEGTCDEIGRRHVWVALGPEGPRTVTFATRLGSLDRPSDLAERLPKALIHRNVPGEPVHAFLRDFDRAWAAAAPYASYGARQRWIRTARALSADWPVLDRPARWRQGEVTVAWGALAPRG from the coding sequence ATGAGCCCGCGCCCCCCGTCCCGCCCCGTGGGAACGGTCACACGCGGGACCACCAACCCCAATCGCCTGCGCCGCATGGACCGCTGGATCGCGGCCACGCACGGCGCCGCCCTGCGCCGCGCCGACCACCCCGTCGCCGTCGACCTCGGCTACGGCGCCGCGCCCTGGACCGCGGTCGAACTGCTCCAACGGCTACGCACCGTGGCGCCACGCACGCGCGTGGTGGGCATCGAGATCGAGCCCGCGCGGGTCGCCGCCGCCCTCCCCTACGAACGGGACGGCCTCACCTTCCGGCACGGCGGCTTCGAGGTGCCCCTCCCCCACGACCCGCTCCTGATCAGGGCCGCGAACGTGCTGCGCCAGTACGACGAGGACCAGGTGGCCGAGGTCTGGCGGCGGCTGACCGCGCGGCTCGCGCCCGGCGGGCTCCTGGTCGAGGGGACCTGCGACGAGATCGGCCGCCGCCACGTGTGGGTGGCGCTCGGGCCGGAGGGCCCGCGCACGGTCACCTTCGCGACGCGCCTCGGCTCCCTCGACCGCCCCTCCGACCTCGCCGAGCGCCTCCCCAAGGCGCTGATCCACCGCAATGTGCCGGGCGAGCCGGTCCACGCGTTCCTGCGCGACTTCGACCGCGCCTGGGCCGCGGCCGCCCCCTACGCCTCGTACGGGGCGCGGCAGCGCTGGATCCGGACGGCACGGGCACTGAGCGCGGACTGGCCGGTGCTCGACCGGCCCGCGCGGTGGCGGCAGGGGGAAGTGACGGTCGCCTGGGGGGCGTTGGCGCCGCGGGGCTGA
- the mshA gene encoding D-inositol-3-phosphate glycosyltransferase — MSQYVSRLRRSGASSQRLRFPGAHRRPRRVAMLSVHTSPLHQPGTGDAGGMNVYIVELAKRLAAINIEVEIFTRATTGALPPAVELSPGVLVRHVDAGPYEGLAKEELPAQLCAFTHGVMQAWAGHRPGYYDLVHSHYWLSGHVGWLAAERWGVPLVHAMHTMAKVKNAALAEGDTPEPAARVIGETQVVRAADRLIANTAEEADELVRHYEADAGKVAVVHPGVNLERFCPADGRAAARHRLGLPQDALIPLFAGRIQPLKAPDILLRAVAVLLDERPELRSRIVVPVVGGPSGSGLAKPEGLHKLAAKLGIADVVRFRPPVGQDQLADWFRAASVLVMPSYNESFGLVAIEAQAAGTPVIAAAVGGLPVAVRDESTGFLVPGHDPTVYARRLGQFADRPQLVDSMGAAAAAHAQGFGWDTAASATADVYTAATYEHRHPRHVPSLHG; from the coding sequence GTGAGCCAGTACGTGTCCAGGCTCCGCCGTTCCGGGGCCTCGTCCCAGCGGCTCAGGTTCCCCGGCGCGCACCGCAGACCGCGTCGGGTCGCCATGCTGAGCGTGCACACGTCACCGCTCCACCAGCCCGGCACGGGCGACGCGGGCGGCATGAACGTCTACATCGTCGAGCTCGCCAAGCGCCTCGCCGCGATCAACATCGAGGTCGAGATCTTCACGCGCGCCACGACCGGCGCGCTGCCCCCTGCGGTCGAGCTGTCGCCCGGTGTTCTGGTCCGGCACGTGGACGCGGGCCCGTACGAGGGCCTCGCCAAGGAGGAGCTGCCGGCCCAGCTGTGCGCCTTCACGCACGGCGTGATGCAGGCGTGGGCGGGCCACCGGCCGGGCTACTACGACCTCGTCCACTCGCACTACTGGCTCTCCGGTCACGTCGGCTGGCTGGCTGCCGAGCGCTGGGGCGTCCCCCTGGTGCACGCCATGCACACCATGGCCAAGGTCAAGAACGCCGCGCTCGCCGAGGGCGACACCCCCGAGCCCGCCGCGCGCGTCATCGGTGAGACCCAGGTAGTCCGCGCCGCCGACCGCCTCATCGCGAACACCGCGGAGGAGGCCGACGAGCTCGTACGCCACTACGAGGCCGACGCCGGCAAGGTCGCGGTCGTCCACCCCGGCGTGAACCTGGAGCGCTTCTGCCCCGCCGACGGCCGCGCCGCCGCCCGGCACCGCCTCGGCCTGCCCCAGGACGCCCTCATCCCGCTGTTCGCGGGCCGTATCCAGCCCCTGAAGGCGCCGGACATCCTGCTCAGGGCCGTCGCCGTCCTCCTCGACGAGCGGCCCGAGCTGCGCTCGCGGATCGTCGTGCCCGTCGTGGGCGGCCCCAGCGGCAGCGGTCTGGCCAAGCCGGAGGGGCTGCACAAGCTCGCCGCCAAGCTCGGCATCGCCGACGTCGTCCGCTTCCGCCCGCCGGTCGGGCAGGACCAGCTCGCGGACTGGTTCCGCGCGGCATCCGTCCTCGTCATGCCGTCGTACAACGAGTCCTTCGGGCTCGTCGCCATAGAGGCGCAGGCGGCCGGCACGCCGGTGATCGCGGCCGCGGTCGGCGGTCTGCCCGTCGCCGTGCGCGACGAGTCGACCGGCTTCCTGGTCCCGGGCCACGACCCGACGGTGTACGCGCGCAGGCTCGGCCAGTTCGCCGACCGTCCACAGCTTGTGGACAGCATGGGTGCCGCGGCGGCGGCGCACGCGCAGGGCTTCGGCTGGGACACGGCGGCCTCCGCGACGGCCGATGTGTACACGGCGGCCACCTACGAGCACCGCCACCCCCGTCACGTACCCTCGCTGCATGGCTGA
- a CDS encoding YbjN domain-containing protein, with translation MAGAAAVIEQVLTEAELEWESPEPGSSYVVKLPGTRKLSTTLSLLVGKHSLSLNAFVIRHPDENEQGVHRWLLERNLRLYGVSYAVDQLGDVYLTGKLPLAAVTPDEVDRLLGSVLEAADGAFNTLLELGFASAIRREYAWRVSRGESTRNLDAFTNLTQRPTK, from the coding sequence ATGGCCGGCGCGGCGGCGGTCATCGAGCAGGTCCTCACCGAGGCCGAGCTCGAGTGGGAGAGCCCCGAGCCCGGCTCGTCGTACGTCGTGAAGCTGCCCGGGACGCGCAAGCTGTCGACGACGCTCTCGCTGCTCGTCGGCAAGCACTCGCTCTCGCTGAACGCGTTCGTGATCCGGCACCCGGACGAGAACGAGCAGGGCGTCCACCGCTGGCTCCTGGAGCGCAACCTCCGTCTGTACGGCGTGAGTTACGCGGTCGACCAGCTCGGCGACGTCTACCTCACGGGCAAGCTGCCCCTCGCGGCCGTCACCCCGGACGAGGTCGACCGCCTCCTCGGCTCGGTCCTGGAGGCCGCGGACGGCGCGTTCAACACGCTCCTCGAGCTCGGTTTCGCGAGCGCGATCCGCCGTGAGTACGCCTGGCGGGTGTCGCGCGGGGAGTCCACGCGTAACCTCGACGCGTTCACGAATCTGACCCAGCGCCCCACCAAGTAG
- a CDS encoding glycoside hydrolase family 55 protein has product MTATGTGARAATARSGEVPPIWREFTRTPYTHPQIPYVGRAGYRVGRHGFARPRVVADVVRDYGARPDGSADAAPAINRALADAGRAGGGTVHLPPGTYRIDDLIRIGHSGVVLRGAGSSRTKLYATRSLTELIGVYGSRYGGDKSSWSWAGGLVWLCPEDRFRTLTDAIRAKAWPFEGWTGNKRDEWDTLTAVEPATRGSWSVTVADATRLSRGDLVLLRLADDPGHTLLEHMAGGGPGPEAYFWDDKTKLTSYVPYEWPVRIESVHGRRVTFERPLPLDVRPEWDPRLTTHAGALTGSGVEALTLEAVETPQSQHLLDKGYNGVAFQCAYDCWADDVTVRHVDNGFGLVAASACTLRRTRVAGRGSHHPYFCREGSHDNLVESFTIEQRTVPAPAGTQLHGINVEGLSSYNVWSRGEMEMGTFDSHRGMPFANVRTDITVNNDGRHGGDASAGPLFGARFTHWNIRVTNQRAGLMRIDGLAPYSATVAVNTVREFDQTDVPDFTGDLHARLELYGDGVSDTVRPRNLYDAQRSSVRQ; this is encoded by the coding sequence ATGACGGCGACGGGAACCGGCGCGCGGGCCGCCACGGCCCGGTCCGGTGAAGTGCCGCCCATCTGGCGCGAATTCACCCGCACCCCCTATACGCACCCGCAGATCCCGTACGTCGGCCGGGCCGGATACCGCGTGGGCCGGCACGGCTTCGCCCGCCCCCGCGTCGTCGCCGACGTCGTACGCGACTACGGCGCCCGGCCCGACGGCTCGGCCGACGCCGCCCCCGCGATCAACCGTGCCCTCGCCGACGCCGGACGGGCCGGCGGGGGCACGGTCCACCTTCCCCCGGGCACGTACCGCATCGACGACCTCATCCGCATCGGCCACTCCGGCGTCGTCCTGCGCGGCGCCGGCAGCAGCCGCACCAAGCTGTACGCGACCCGCAGCCTCACCGAACTCATCGGCGTCTACGGCTCCCGCTACGGCGGCGACAAGTCCAGCTGGTCCTGGGCGGGCGGCCTGGTCTGGCTCTGCCCCGAGGACCGCTTCCGCACCCTGACCGACGCGATCAGGGCGAAGGCCTGGCCCTTCGAGGGCTGGACGGGAAACAAGCGCGACGAGTGGGACACGCTGACGGCGGTCGAACCGGCCACCCGCGGCTCCTGGTCGGTGACGGTCGCCGACGCGACCCGCCTCTCGCGCGGCGACCTGGTCCTCCTGCGCCTCGCCGACGACCCCGGGCACACCCTCCTCGAACACATGGCGGGCGGCGGCCCCGGCCCCGAGGCGTACTTCTGGGACGACAAGACCAAGCTGACCTCGTACGTCCCCTACGAATGGCCCGTACGGATCGAATCCGTGCACGGCCGCCGCGTCACCTTCGAACGCCCGCTCCCCCTCGACGTACGCCCGGAGTGGGACCCACGGCTGACCACGCACGCCGGCGCCCTGACCGGCTCGGGCGTCGAGGCGCTGACCCTCGAAGCGGTCGAGACCCCGCAGTCCCAGCACCTCCTCGACAAGGGCTACAACGGCGTCGCGTTCCAGTGCGCGTACGACTGCTGGGCCGACGACGTCACCGTCCGCCACGTCGACAACGGCTTCGGCCTGGTCGCCGCGTCCGCCTGCACCCTGCGCCGCACCCGCGTCGCGGGCCGCGGCTCGCACCATCCGTACTTCTGCCGCGAGGGCTCCCACGACAACCTCGTCGAGTCGTTCACGATCGAGCAGCGCACCGTCCCCGCCCCCGCGGGCACGCAGCTGCACGGCATCAACGTCGAGGGCCTGTCGTCGTACAACGTGTGGTCGCGCGGCGAGATGGAGATGGGCACGTTCGACTCGCACCGCGGCATGCCCTTCGCGAACGTACGCACCGACATCACGGTGAACAACGACGGCCGGCACGGCGGCGACGCGTCGGCGGGACCGCTCTTCGGCGCGCGCTTCACGCACTGGAACATCCGCGTCACGAATCAGCGCGCCGGGCTGATGCGCATCGACGGACTCGCGCCGTACAGCGCGACCGTCGCCGTCAACACCGTCCGCGAGTTCGACCAGACCGATGTCCCGGACTTCACCGGCGACCTGCATGCGCGGCTCGAGCTGTACGGCGACGGGGTGTCGGACACGGTCCGGCCGCGGAACCTGTACGACGCGCAGCGGTCGTCGGTCAGGCAGTGA